A single region of the Nitrospirota bacterium genome encodes:
- a CDS encoding CopG family transcriptional regulator → MKLAKVTISAKVDSSIVDSLEGYAKELQVSKSWIVQQALKQYFDKYDEHLSDMRIASLTEGISHDDVLTEYGLSD, encoded by the coding sequence ATGAAACTTGCAAAGGTGACTATATCTGCAAAGGTGGACAGCAGTATTGTTGACTCTTTAGAGGGCTATGCCAAAGAGTTGCAAGTTAGCAAAAGTTGGATAGTTCAACAGGCCTTAAAGCAGTATTTTGATAAATATGATGAGCATTTAAGTGATATGCGAATTGCCTCTCTCACAGAGGGCATATCTCATGATGACGTTTTAACAGAGTATGGCCTTTCAGATTAA
- a CDS encoding type II toxin-antitoxin system RelE/ParE family toxin, translating into MAFQIKWDMRAYRELQQIAVKDAVEILNALNILRDKPHEAGKHLEGKFKGKYRLRVGNYRIIYWIDNTTVWIITVGHRKDIYR; encoded by the coding sequence ATGGCCTTTCAGATTAAATGGGACATGAGGGCTTACAGGGAATTACAACAGATTGCCGTTAAAGATGCCGTGGAAATTTTAAACGCCTTAAACATCCTCCGTGATAAACCGCACGAGGCTGGCAAGCATCTGGAGGGCAAGTTTAAAGGTAAGTACAGGCTGCGAGTGGGAAATTACCGGATTATTTATTGGATAGATAATACCACTGTGTGGATAATAACGGTTGGCCACAGAAAAGATATATACAGATAA
- a CDS encoding SDR family oxidoreductase gives MRENTLITGSRGDIGSMLYGLYKQHNLPIEPFNADTAPDTATGVIIHMAAKSPPSGADDILNSNIVYLKKVVDYALSHGIDRMIYFSAVSVYGSQNKEDLAETDFLNSPGIYGASKLFGETYLKESALKHVLAIRFPGILGVKNTTNILGRCFVKLKHNEDIEITNPHRLFNNFICVENIFDFFTSLKGDSPKFDVINVASDKNMTLFEIVTFMKTLLNSKSKIIENGKKSDFFNISTQKAQTLYGFKPYDAKAAVELWVKNRIASDV, from the coding sequence ATGAGAGAAAACACTCTGATAACCGGCTCACGAGGCGATATTGGTTCCATGCTGTATGGGCTTTATAAACAGCACAACCTGCCCATTGAGCCGTTTAATGCTGATACTGCACCGGATACCGCTACCGGTGTGATTATCCACATGGCCGCTAAATCCCCGCCCTCTGGTGCTGATGACATATTGAATTCCAATATCGTGTATCTTAAAAAAGTCGTTGACTATGCCCTCTCTCACGGCATTGACAGGATGATATATTTCTCTGCCGTCTCAGTCTATGGCAGCCAAAACAAAGAGGATCTTGCCGAGACGGATTTCTTAAACTCCCCTGGAATATACGGGGCCTCTAAACTCTTTGGAGAGACATATCTTAAAGAGAGCGCTCTGAAACATGTGCTGGCTATCCGGTTTCCGGGGATTCTGGGCGTTAAAAACACTACCAACATTCTGGGCAGATGTTTTGTTAAACTCAAACACAACGAGGACATTGAAATCACAAACCCGCACAGGCTATTCAATAATTTTATATGCGTAGAGAATATTTTTGACTTTTTTACCTCACTTAAAGGGGATTCCCCTAAATTTGACGTTATAAATGTTGCTTCGGATAAAAATATGACCCTCTTTGAAATCGTAACTTTTATGAAGACGCTTTTGAATTCAAAATCAAAAATTATAGAAAATGGCAAAAAATCGGATTTTTTCAATATCTCCACGCAAAAAGCTCAAACGCTCTACGGCTTTAAGCCATATGACGCAAAGGCGGCAGTAGAGCTGTGGGTTAAAAACAGAATTGCAAGTGATGTTTAA